Proteins co-encoded in one Streptococcus ruminicola genomic window:
- a CDS encoding (S)-acetoin forming diacetyl reductase — MVKVAIVTGAGQGIGFAIAKRLHADGFKIGILDYNQETAEKAVQELSPQDAYAVVADVSKREEVAKAFEQVVEHFGDLSVVVNNAGVAPTTPLDTITEEVFERTFAINVGGTIWGAQAALAEFKKLGHGGKIINASSQAGVVGNPNLTIYGGSKFAIRGITQTLARDLADYGITVNAYAPGIVKTPMMFDIAHEVGKNAGKDDEWGMQTFAKDITLKRLSEPEDVAKAVSFLAGPDSDYITGQTIIVDGGMQFH; from the coding sequence ATGGTAAAAGTAGCCATTGTTACTGGTGCAGGTCAAGGAATTGGCTTTGCCATTGCTAAACGTCTTCACGCTGATGGATTTAAGATTGGAATCTTGGATTATAACCAAGAAACTGCTGAAAAAGCTGTTCAAGAACTGTCGCCACAGGATGCTTACGCTGTTGTAGCAGATGTTTCTAAACGTGAAGAAGTTGCTAAGGCTTTTGAACAGGTTGTTGAGCATTTCGGAGATTTGTCGGTAGTTGTTAATAACGCAGGGGTTGCACCAACAACGCCTTTAGATACTATCACAGAAGAAGTCTTCGAACGTACTTTTGCCATTAATGTCGGTGGTACTATTTGGGGTGCTCAAGCAGCTTTAGCTGAGTTTAAAAAATTAGGTCATGGCGGTAAAATTATCAATGCTTCTTCACAAGCTGGTGTCGTTGGTAATCCAAATCTAACGATTTATGGTGGTAGTAAATTTGCCATTCGTGGTATCACACAAACCCTAGCGCGTGATTTGGCAGATTATGGTATTACGGTAAATGCTTATGCACCAGGTATTGTTAAAACACCGATGATGTTTGATATTGCTCATGAAGTTGGTAAAAATGCTGGTAAAGATGATGAATGGGGCATGCAAACTTTTGCTAAAGATATTACCCTTAAACGTTTATCTGAACCAGAAGATGTAGCTAAAGCTGTTAGCTTCCTAGCAGGACCAGATTCTGATTACATCACTGGGCAAACCATTATTGTTGATGGTGGTATGCAATTCCACTAA
- the gmk gene encoding guanylate kinase, which yields MTERGLLIVFSGPSGVGKGTVRQEIFSTPDHKFEYSVSMTTRQKRPGEVDGVDYFFRTREEFEELIKNGQMLEYAEYVGNYYGTPLTYVNETLDKGIDVFLEIEVQGALQVKKKVPDGVFIFLTPPDLDELKDRLVGRGTDSEEVIRQRIERAKEEIALMREYDYAVVNDEVPLAAERVKRIIEAEHFRVDRVIGRYNDMIKDID from the coding sequence ATGACCGAACGTGGTTTGTTAATTGTTTTCTCAGGACCTTCTGGGGTTGGTAAGGGAACAGTTCGCCAAGAAATTTTTTCAACACCTGATCATAAATTTGAGTATTCTGTTTCTATGACAACGCGCCAAAAGCGTCCAGGAGAAGTTGATGGCGTTGATTATTTCTTCCGAACTCGTGAAGAATTTGAAGAGCTTATTAAAAATGGTCAAATGTTGGAATATGCTGAATATGTAGGCAACTACTACGGCACACCACTGACTTACGTTAATGAAACGCTCGATAAAGGAATCGATGTATTCCTTGAAATCGAAGTTCAAGGGGCTCTTCAAGTTAAGAAAAAAGTTCCAGATGGTGTCTTCATTTTCTTGACTCCACCAGATTTGGACGAATTAAAAGATCGTTTGGTCGGTCGTGGTACTGATAGCGAAGAAGTTATCCGCCAACGTATCGAACGTGCTAAAGAAGAGATTGCTTTGATGCGCGAATACGATTATGCTGTTGTTAATGACGAAGTGCCTTTGGCAGCTGAACGCGTTAAACGCATTATCGAAGCAGAACATTTCCGTGTTGATCGTGTTATT
- a CDS encoding S-ribosylhomocysteine lyase: MSKKEVTVESFELDHTIVKAPYVRLISEEVGPKGDVITNFDIRLVQPNENAIPTAGLHTIEHLLAKLIRERIDGMIDCSPFGCRTGFHLIMWGKHNTTEIAKVIKSSLEEIATVTSWDDVPGTTIESCGNYKDHSLFTAKEWAKLILKDGISDDPFERHVI; encoded by the coding sequence ATGTCTAAAAAAGAAGTAACTGTAGAAAGTTTCGAACTTGACCATACAATTGTTAAAGCACCTTATGTCCGTCTTATTTCTGAGGAAGTTGGTCCTAAAGGTGATGTGATTACAAACTTTGATATTCGTCTTGTTCAACCAAATGAAAATGCTATTCCAACTGCTGGACTGCACACAATCGAACACTTGCTCGCTAAACTTATCCGTGAACGTATCGACGGAATGATTGACTGTTCACCATTTGGCTGCCGTACTGGTTTCCATTTGATTATGTGGGGCAAACACAACACCACTGAAATTGCCAAAGTCATCAAATCAAGTTTAGAAGAAATCGCTACTGTAACATCATGGGATGACGTTCCAGGTACTACTATCGAGTCTTGTGGTAACTACAAAGACCACAGTCTATTTACAGCAAAAGAATGGGCAAAACTTATTCTTAAAGATGGTATCTCAGACGATCCATTTGAACGTCACGTCATCTAA
- a CDS encoding cell division site-positioning protein MapZ family protein — MSEKKDMPSSEEKDGLNFEDVKNLTIEEAVRKDSEMKAGITESDGVLDKYIKQHRDEVTSQKFETKLSDFEDLDTKALDNFIKKQREELVNSGIVSKDVFEETAEPKSEVESEEVAEPVVEETEVKEVEAEPESEPVETVDTEKEAATEVGTTTPEVEETVTAVEEAKEDPVAIPAEEVKEAEKEATSIALSADDNKPTSKKKRVIIGGLAALVVAIFGAGYALHYTKDSTTTVASSSTSSSQKKTTSSSSAAEKAKKAKKAFDDAYAALFTDDTKTKLKNSEFDKISVLKEKLDDLKGTDFYDAAKKQYDTVAAHITAIKAINALFEKDVIVDGKKVSGTVKADAKFDSLSSDVLNTGDANLDNLLQSVITDGKNQLAAKAQSSSQAQAASNSASQTESNDKAAEAKPAAPASDNSNLQRDKSRVPYNDSAIADSNNPAWTFGDGVLEKIVSTSQTRGYFSGNDYILEKVNIINGNGYYNMFRKDGTYLFSINCKTGYFVGNGSGHSDALDY; from the coding sequence GTGTCAGAAAAAAAAGACATGCCATCTTCTGAAGAAAAAGATGGGCTTAACTTTGAAGATGTTAAAAATCTAACCATTGAAGAAGCTGTTCGAAAAGATTCTGAAATGAAAGCTGGAATTACTGAGTCTGATGGCGTTTTAGATAAGTATATTAAACAGCACCGAGATGAAGTAACATCGCAAAAATTTGAAACAAAGTTATCTGATTTTGAAGATTTAGATACAAAAGCTTTGGATAACTTTATTAAAAAACAACGTGAAGAACTTGTTAACAGCGGAATTGTTAGTAAGGACGTTTTTGAGGAAACTGCTGAACCTAAATCAGAAGTTGAATCAGAAGAAGTAGCTGAACCAGTCGTTGAAGAGACTGAAGTTAAAGAGGTTGAGGCTGAGCCTGAGTCTGAACCAGTCGAAACTGTTGACACAGAAAAAGAAGCAGCAACAGAAGTAGGGACAACTACTCCGGAAGTTGAAGAAACTGTAACTGCTGTTGAAGAAGCAAAAGAAGACCCTGTAGCAATTCCTGCTGAAGAGGTTAAAGAAGCAGAAAAAGAAGCAACTTCGATTGCTCTTTCAGCTGATGATAACAAACCAACGTCTAAGAAAAAACGTGTTATCATTGGTGGTTTAGCAGCTCTTGTTGTCGCTATTTTTGGTGCAGGCTATGCGCTACACTACACTAAAGATTCAACAACCACAGTAGCTAGCTCATCAACTTCATCAAGCCAGAAAAAAACGACATCAAGTTCAAGTGCTGCAGAAAAAGCTAAAAAAGCCAAAAAAGCTTTTGATGATGCATATGCAGCTTTGTTCACTGATGACACTAAAACGAAGTTGAAAAACAGTGAATTTGACAAGATTTCTGTTCTAAAAGAAAAATTGGATGACCTAAAAGGTACTGATTTTTATGATGCTGCTAAAAAACAATACGATACTGTAGCAGCTCACATTACAGCTATTAAAGCAATCAACGCTTTGTTTGAAAAAGACGTTATTGTTGATGGTAAGAAAGTTTCAGGAACTGTTAAAGCTGATGCCAAATTCGACAGCTTATCTAGTGATGTTTTGAATACAGGTGACGCTAACTTGGATAATTTATTGCAATCAGTGATTACTGATGGTAAAAATCAATTAGCGGCTAAAGCACAATCAAGTAGCCAAGCGCAAGCAGCTTCTAACTCTGCCAGCCAGACAGAAAGCAATGATAAAGCAGCTGAAGCTAAACCAGCAGCGCCTGCATCTGATAATTCAAATCTTCAACGAGATAAGAGTCGTGTTCCTTATAACGACTCAGCGATTGCTGATTCAAATAATCCAGCTTGGACATTTGGTGATGGTGTACTTGAAAAAATCGTTTCAACATCACAAACTCGTGGTTATTTCTCTGGAAATGATTATATTCTTGAAAAAGTTAATATTATTAATGGTAATGGTTACTACAACATGTTTAGAAAAGACGGAACTTACCTCTTCTCAATTAACTGTAAAACAGGTTATTTTGTAGGTAATGGTTCAGGCCACTCTGACGCTTTGGATTATTAA
- a CDS encoding THUMP domain-containing class I SAM-dependent RNA methyltransferase: MKKTFNLVATAAAGLEAVVGREIRDLGIDCQVENGKVRFQGDVRTIITTNLWLRAADRVKIVVGEFPARTFEELFQGVYKLDWENYLPLGAKFPISKAKCVKSKLHNEPSVQAISKKAVVKKLQKVYHRPDGVPLQENGAEFRIEVSILKDKATVMIDTTGASLFKRGYRVEKGGAPIKENMAAAIIELSNWYPDKPFIDPTCGSGTFCIEAAMIGMNIAPGFNRDFAFEEWNWVDADLVQKVRDEAEEKANYDIELDISGFDIDGRMIEIAKKNAEEAGLGDVIKLKQMRLQDLKTDKINGVIISNPPYGERLLDDKAVDILYNEMGQTFAPLKTWSKFILTSDEQFERKYGSQADKKRKLYNGTLRVDLYQFYGERVKRSAITQAKEK; encoded by the coding sequence ATGAAAAAAACATTTAATTTAGTGGCGACTGCAGCTGCAGGGCTTGAAGCTGTTGTTGGGCGCGAAATCCGTGATTTAGGGATTGATTGCCAGGTTGAAAATGGTAAAGTACGTTTTCAAGGGGATGTTAGAACGATTATTACAACAAACCTTTGGCTTCGTGCGGCTGACCGTGTCAAAATTGTTGTTGGAGAATTTCCAGCACGTACCTTTGAAGAATTATTCCAAGGAGTTTACAAATTAGATTGGGAAAATTACTTGCCTTTAGGTGCTAAATTCCCAATTTCAAAAGCAAAATGTGTCAAATCAAAATTGCACAATGAGCCAAGTGTTCAAGCTATCAGTAAAAAAGCAGTTGTAAAAAAACTTCAAAAAGTTTACCACCGTCCAGATGGTGTTCCTTTGCAAGAAAATGGTGCGGAATTCAGAATTGAAGTATCTATTTTGAAAGATAAAGCAACCGTTATGATTGATACCACTGGTGCTAGTCTCTTTAAACGTGGTTACCGTGTGGAAAAAGGAGGCGCTCCGATTAAAGAAAATATGGCAGCTGCTATTATTGAATTGTCAAACTGGTACCCAGATAAACCATTTATCGACCCAACATGCGGTTCAGGAACATTTTGTATTGAAGCTGCTATGATTGGGATGAACATCGCACCCGGTTTTAACCGTGATTTTGCCTTTGAAGAGTGGAATTGGGTAGATGCTGATTTGGTTCAAAAAGTTCGTGATGAGGCTGAAGAAAAAGCTAACTACGATATCGAGCTTGATATTTCAGGATTTGATATTGATGGTCGCATGATTGAAATCGCTAAGAAAAATGCAGAAGAAGCAGGGCTTGGCGATGTCATCAAATTGAAACAAATGCGTCTTCAAGACTTGAAAACCGATAAAATCAACGGCGTTATCATTTCTAACCCACCTTACGGTGAGCGATTGCTTGATGACAAAGCAGTCGACATCTTGTATAATGAGATGGGACAGACCTTTGCACCACTTAAAACATGGAGCAAATTTATTCTGACCAGCGATGAACAGTTTGAACGAAAATACGGGTCACAAGCTGATAAAAAACGTAAATTGTATAATGGTACTCTTAGAGTTGATTTGTACCAATTTTACGGTGAACGTGTTAAACGCTCTGCTATCACGCAAGCAAAAGAAAAGTAA
- a CDS encoding ribonuclease Y: MANIIILVVFALIGLIVGYALISIRLKSAKEAAELTLLNAEQDAVNLRGKAELEAEHIRKSAERETKAHRKELLIEAKEEARKYREEIEKEFKSERQELKQMETRLTERASSLDRKDENLTSKEKVLDSKEQSLTDKSRHINEREKQIGELEEQKKAELERVALMTIAEAREIILTETETNLTHEIATRIKDAEREVRDKSNKLAKNILAQAMQRMAGEYVTEQTITTVHLPDDSMKGRIIGREGRNIRTLESLTGIDVIIDDTPEVVVLSGFDPIRREIARMTLEALIQDGRIHPARIEELVEKNRLEMDNRIREYGEAAAFEIGAVNLHPDLIKIMGRLQFRTSYGQNVLRHSVEVGKMAGILASELGENVMLARRAGFLHDMGKAIDREVEGSHVEIGAEFARKYKENPIVVNAIASHHGDVEPESVIAVIVAAADALSSARPGARNESMENYIKRLRDLEEIAKSFDGVQNSYALQAGREIRIMVQPNKISDDEVTIIAHKVREKIENNLDYPGNIKVTVIRELRAVDYAK, from the coding sequence ATGGCAAATATTATTATCTTGGTTGTTTTTGCCCTCATTGGTTTGATAGTTGGTTATGCACTAATTTCCATCAGACTTAAGTCTGCGAAAGAAGCTGCAGAACTCACTCTTTTAAATGCAGAACAGGATGCTGTGAATCTACGTGGTAAGGCTGAATTAGAAGCTGAGCACATTAGAAAATCAGCTGAGCGAGAAACGAAAGCTCATCGCAAAGAATTACTGATCGAAGCAAAAGAAGAGGCTAGAAAATATCGAGAAGAGATTGAAAAAGAATTTAAATCTGAAAGACAAGAGTTAAAACAAATGGAGACTCGTTTGACAGAACGAGCGTCTTCTCTTGATCGCAAGGATGAAAATCTAACCAGCAAAGAAAAAGTGTTGGATAGTAAAGAACAAAGTCTAACCGATAAATCTAGACACATTAATGAGCGTGAAAAACAAATCGGAGAACTCGAAGAACAGAAAAAAGCGGAACTTGAACGTGTAGCTTTGATGACGATTGCAGAAGCGCGTGAAATTATTTTGACGGAAACTGAAACTAATTTGACGCATGAAATTGCCACTCGTATTAAAGATGCTGAACGTGAGGTTCGCGATAAGTCTAACAAGCTCGCCAAAAATATTCTCGCTCAAGCCATGCAACGAATGGCTGGTGAATACGTTACTGAGCAAACCATTACAACTGTTCATCTTCCTGATGATAGTATGAAAGGTCGTATTATTGGTCGTGAGGGACGTAACATTCGTACCCTTGAAAGTTTGACAGGGATTGATGTCATCATTGATGACACTCCTGAAGTGGTCGTTCTTTCAGGATTCGATCCAATCCGTCGCGAAATTGCTCGTATGACCTTGGAAGCTCTAATTCAAGATGGTCGAATTCACCCAGCACGCATTGAAGAATTGGTTGAAAAGAACCGCTTGGAAATGGATAACCGCATTCGTGAATATGGTGAAGCTGCTGCTTTTGAAATCGGTGCAGTAAACTTGCATCCTGATTTAATTAAAATTATGGGACGTTTGCAATTTAGAACGTCATATGGTCAAAATGTTCTTCGTCACTCAGTTGAAGTTGGTAAGATGGCTGGTATTCTTGCTAGCGAACTTGGCGAAAACGTAATGCTTGCTCGTCGTGCAGGTTTCTTGCATGATATGGGTAAAGCCATTGACCGTGAAGTCGAAGGTAGCCACGTTGAGATTGGTGCAGAATTTGCTCGTAAATACAAAGAAAACCCAATCGTGGTTAATGCAATTGCAAGTCACCACGGAGATGTAGAACCTGAAAGTGTCATTGCCGTTATTGTTGCAGCAGCGGATGCTCTTAGCTCAGCTCGTCCAGGTGCTCGTAATGAGTCTATGGAAAACTACATCAAACGTCTACGTGATTTGGAAGAAATTGCCAAGAGCTTCGATGGCGTTCAAAACAGCTATGCCTTGCAAGCTGGACGCGAAATTCGTATCATGGTGCAACCAAATAAAATTTCCGATGATGAGGTAACAATCATCGCACACAAAGTTCGTGAAAAAATTGAAAATAACCTTGATTACCCTGGTAATATTAAAGTTACAGTTATTCGTGAACTACGTGCAGTCGATTACGCAAAATAA